The following coding sequences lie in one Pontibacter sp. G13 genomic window:
- a CDS encoding peroxiredoxin — protein sequence MNPDDSLLQPGQPIPDIELMDDEGRPFSIETMRGRPFILFVYRENKTHLCKTEICELRNYYPDIFVNGYDVVGLSPDTQESQAKTASKLLLNFNLVADPEMKLIKALGAYGQRMAFGKLHTGVYRSTFIIDGAGIIEHTISKVRSKQAADQLLDIIDDRRQKADDPKS from the coding sequence CCGATTCCGGACATCGAACTCATGGACGACGAGGGAAGACCTTTTTCCATCGAAACCATGCGTGGTAGACCGTTCATCCTATTCGTTTACAGGGAGAATAAAACCCATCTCTGTAAAACCGAAATTTGCGAACTGCGCAATTACTATCCCGACATTTTTGTCAATGGCTACGATGTGGTAGGCCTCAGCCCAGATACCCAAGAATCTCAAGCCAAAACCGCTTCCAAGCTCCTGTTGAATTTCAATCTGGTGGCCGATCCGGAGATGAAACTGATCAAGGCATTGGGCGCTTATGGCCAAAGGATGGCATTTGGGAAACTGCATACCGGGGTTTATCGGTCCACCTTCATCATTGATGGTGCAGGCATTATCGAGCATACTATTTCCAAGGTGCGGAGTAAACAAGCAGCAGATCAGCTCTTGGACATTATCGATGATCGTCGGCAAAAAGCAGATGACCCAAAGTCTTGA